A region of Arabidopsis thaliana chromosome 5, partial sequence DNA encodes the following proteins:
- a CDS encoding Putative membrane lipoprotein (Putative membrane lipoprotein; LOCATED IN: endomembrane system; BEST Arabidopsis thaliana protein match is: Putative membrane lipoprotein (TAIR:AT5G48605.1); Has 42 Blast hits to 42 proteins in 2 species: Archae - 0; Bacteria - 0; Metazoa - 0; Fungi - 0; Plants - 42; Viruses - 0; Other Eukaryotes - 0 (source: NCBI BLink).) produces MKTLFFFLTIAVLVSSCTSNIMTKSILEGKTQFSIPSLSSTIDPAYEHIGHFPDDMKIIFCQQCAFHCIEKKKNIPHCENSICRCTLENIL; encoded by the exons ATGAAgacactttttttctttctaactaTTGCAGTTTTGGTTTCATCAT GTACATCAAATATCATGACAAAATCTATTTTAGAAGGAAAAACTCAGTTTTCTATCCCTTCATTAAGCTCTACTATTGATCCAGCATACGAACATATTGGACATTTTCCCGATGACATGAAAATTATCTTTTGCCAACAATGTGCATTTCATTGtattgagaaaaagaagaatataccTCATTGTGAAAATTCTATTTGTCGTTGTACATTGGAAAACATTTTGTAa
- the AUG3 gene encoding HAUS augmin-like complex subunit — translation MSSARLCSLVAELGYEGAGKLDPDSFEWPFQYDDARPILDWICSSLRPSNVLSLAELSLYEQFQRDGKLLEGDDLDQAYDSISAFSSRRNNQEAVFGAEESIKEVRDATLAHKAEALELQRQLRRLQTQYDLLTGQSSALIQGRRARVAATSAVSGQITAIEDSLSARNLQMNGVLGRLASTSQELAHYHSGEEDGIYLAYSDFHAYLAGDSACTKELNQWFAKQLDTGPYRLVAEEGKSKCSWVSLDDTSNMLRADLEKSQHQRVAELQRLRSIFGTSERQWIEAQVENAKQQAILLTLKSQVTSVEAHIHFDLHSLRRKHADLVEEISTLYQKEEKLLSETIPELCWELAQLQDTYILQGDYDLKVMRQELYISKQKVFINHLVNQLARHQFLKLACQLEKKNMLGAFSLLKVIESELQGYLSATRSRVGRCSALIQAASDVQEQGAVDDRDSFLHGVRDLLSIHSNTQAGLSTYVSAPAIIQQIVALQSDLSSLQSDLENSLPDDRNRCINELCTHIQNLQQLLFASSTTAQPILTPWPLMKELDEMGKINSKLSTAVEEVTLEHRNKREIVKHHAKDVELQRRVFVDFFCNPERLRNQVRELNALVRARQASSS, via the exons ATGAGCAGCGCGAGACTGTGCTCTCTTGTGGCGGAGCTAGGTTACGAAGGCGCCGGAAAATTGGATCCCGATAGCTTCGAATGGCCGTTTCAGTACGACGATGCTCGACCTATCCTCGACTGGATCTGTTCCTCTCTTCGTCCTTCCAATGTCCTCTCTCTCGCCGAACTATCACT ATATGAGCAATTTCAACGAGATGGGAAACTCTTAGAG GGCGATGATCTAGACCAGGCATATGATAGCATATCAGCATTTTCTTCCAGGAGAAATAACCAGGAGGCCGTTTTTGGAGCAGAAGAAAGCATTAAAGAAGTAAG AGATGCAACTTTGGCGCATAAGGCTGAAGCCTTAGAGTTGCAGAGGCAGCTAAGGCGGTTACAAACTCAATATGATTTACTCACTGGCCAATCTTCAGCTCTTATTCAAGGGAGACGTGCTCGAGTTGCTGCAACTTCTGCTGTCTCTGGACAGATAACAGCTATAGAAGACAGTTTATCTGCTCGAAATTTGCAG ATGAATGGAGTTCTAGGAAGACTGGCTTCCACTTCTCAAGAGCTGGCGCATTATCATTCTGGCGAAG AGGATGGAATATACTTAGCATACTCCGATTTCCATGCCTACTTGGCTGGAGATTCAGCCTGCACAAAGGAGCTAAATCAGTGGTTTGCTAAGCAGCTAGACACA GGGCCATACCGTTTAGTTGCAGAGGAAGGAAAATCGAAATGCTCATGGGTCAGTCTTGATGATACATCTAACATGTTGCGAG CAGATTTGGAAAAGTCACAGCATCAACGTGTAGCTGAACTCCAACGGCTTCGGTCCAT CTTTGGAACAAGTGAGAGACAATGGATTGAAGCCCAGGTGGAGAATGCTAAGCAACAAGCTATTCTTTTGACACTCAAATCTCAAGTAACATCAGTGGAAGCtcatattcattttgatcTACATTCTCTGAG GAGAAAACATGCAGATCTAGTCGAAGAAATCTCTACCCTTtatcagaaagaagaaaaactcttATCTGAG ACTATTCCCGAACTATGTTGGGAGCTCGCACAACTGCAGGACACCTATATCTTGCAAG GTGACTACGATCTAAAGGTCATGCGTCAAGAACTGTATATTAGTAAACAGAAAGTG TTCATCAATCATCTGGTTAATCAGCTAGCAAGACACCAGTTCTTAAAATTAGCATGTCagctagaaaagaaaaacatgctTGGAGCATTCTCTCTGCTAAAAGTAATTGAATCCGAACTTCAGGGCTACCTCTCCGCCACAAGAAGCCGTGTG GGGCGATGTTCGGCACTGATACAAGCTGCATCTGATGTGCAAGAACAAGGAGCAGTAGATGACCGTGACAGCTTTTTACATGGAGTTAGAGATCTCTTGAGCATTCACTCAA ATACCCAAGCCGGATTATCAACTTATGTCTCAGCTCCAGCCATCATTCAGCAGATAGTTGCTCTTCAATCCGATCTGTCGTCTCTTCAGTCTGACCTCGAGAATTCCCTTCCAGATGACCGAAATAGATGCATTAATGAGCT gTGTACCCATATTCAGAATCTGCAGCAACTGCTCTTTGCGTCTTCAACTACGGCACAACCCATATTGACACCTTGG CCACTGATGAAAGAACTTGATGAAATGGGGAAAATCAACTCCAAACTCTCTACAGCAGTGGAAGAGGTGACGCTTGAGCACCGCAATAAAAGGGAG ATTGTGAAGCATCACGCCAAGGACGTGGAACTTCAAAGGCGGGTATTTGTGGACTTTTTCTGCAACCCAGAGCGATTGAGAAACCAAGTGAGGGAACTCAATGCACTCGTTCGTGCTCGCCAAGCCTCATCATCGTAG
- the AUG3 gene encoding HAUS augmin-like complex subunit (unknown protein; Has 609 Blast hits to 593 proteins in 129 species: Archae - 0; Bacteria - 41; Metazoa - 390; Fungi - 40; Plants - 64; Viruses - 0; Other Eukaryotes - 74 (source: NCBI BLink).), whose amino-acid sequence MSSARLCSLVAELGYEGAGKLDPDSFEWPFQYDDARPILDWICSSLRPSNVLSLAELSLYEQFQRDGKLLEGDDLDQAYDSISAFSSRRNNQEAVFGAEESIKEVRDATLAHKAEALELQRQLRRLQTQYDLLTGQSSALIQGRRARVAATSAVSGQITAIEDSLSARNLQMNGVLGRLASTSQELAHYHSGEEDGIYLAYSDFHAYLAGDSACTKELNQWFAKQLDTGPYRLVAEEGKSKCSWVSLDDTSNMLRDLEKSQHQRVAELQRLRSIFGTSERQWIEAQVENAKQQAILLTLKSQVTSVEAHIHFDLHSLRRKHADLVEEISTLYQKEEKLLSETIPELCWELAQLQDTYILQGDYDLKVMRQELYISKQKVFINHLVNQLARHQFLKLACQLEKKNMLGAFSLLKVIESELQGYLSATRSRVGRCSALIQAASDVQEQGAVDDRDSFLHGVRDLLSIHSNTQAGLSTYVSAPAIIQQIVALQSDLSSLQSDLENSLPDDRNRCINELCTHIQNLQQLLFASSTTAQPILTPWPLMKELDEMGKINSKLSTAVEEVTLEHRNKREIVKHHAKDVELQRRVFVDFFCNPERLRNQVRELNALVRARQASSS is encoded by the exons ATGAGCAGCGCGAGACTGTGCTCTCTTGTGGCGGAGCTAGGTTACGAAGGCGCCGGAAAATTGGATCCCGATAGCTTCGAATGGCCGTTTCAGTACGACGATGCTCGACCTATCCTCGACTGGATCTGTTCCTCTCTTCGTCCTTCCAATGTCCTCTCTCTCGCCGAACTATCACT ATATGAGCAATTTCAACGAGATGGGAAACTCTTAGAG GGCGATGATCTAGACCAGGCATATGATAGCATATCAGCATTTTCTTCCAGGAGAAATAACCAGGAGGCCGTTTTTGGAGCAGAAGAAAGCATTAAAGAAGTAAG AGATGCAACTTTGGCGCATAAGGCTGAAGCCTTAGAGTTGCAGAGGCAGCTAAGGCGGTTACAAACTCAATATGATTTACTCACTGGCCAATCTTCAGCTCTTATTCAAGGGAGACGTGCTCGAGTTGCTGCAACTTCTGCTGTCTCTGGACAGATAACAGCTATAGAAGACAGTTTATCTGCTCGAAATTTGCAG ATGAATGGAGTTCTAGGAAGACTGGCTTCCACTTCTCAAGAGCTGGCGCATTATCATTCTGGCGAAG AGGATGGAATATACTTAGCATACTCCGATTTCCATGCCTACTTGGCTGGAGATTCAGCCTGCACAAAGGAGCTAAATCAGTGGTTTGCTAAGCAGCTAGACACA GGGCCATACCGTTTAGTTGCAGAGGAAGGAAAATCGAAATGCTCATGGGTCAGTCTTGATGATACATCTAACATGTTGCGAG ATTTGGAAAAGTCACAGCATCAACGTGTAGCTGAACTCCAACGGCTTCGGTCCAT CTTTGGAACAAGTGAGAGACAATGGATTGAAGCCCAGGTGGAGAATGCTAAGCAACAAGCTATTCTTTTGACACTCAAATCTCAAGTAACATCAGTGGAAGCtcatattcattttgatcTACATTCTCTGAG GAGAAAACATGCAGATCTAGTCGAAGAAATCTCTACCCTTtatcagaaagaagaaaaactcttATCTGAG ACTATTCCCGAACTATGTTGGGAGCTCGCACAACTGCAGGACACCTATATCTTGCAAG GTGACTACGATCTAAAGGTCATGCGTCAAGAACTGTATATTAGTAAACAGAAAGTG TTCATCAATCATCTGGTTAATCAGCTAGCAAGACACCAGTTCTTAAAATTAGCATGTCagctagaaaagaaaaacatgctTGGAGCATTCTCTCTGCTAAAAGTAATTGAATCCGAACTTCAGGGCTACCTCTCCGCCACAAGAAGCCGTGTG GGGCGATGTTCGGCACTGATACAAGCTGCATCTGATGTGCAAGAACAAGGAGCAGTAGATGACCGTGACAGCTTTTTACATGGAGTTAGAGATCTCTTGAGCATTCACTCAA ATACCCAAGCCGGATTATCAACTTATGTCTCAGCTCCAGCCATCATTCAGCAGATAGTTGCTCTTCAATCCGATCTGTCGTCTCTTCAGTCTGACCTCGAGAATTCCCTTCCAGATGACCGAAATAGATGCATTAATGAGCT gTGTACCCATATTCAGAATCTGCAGCAACTGCTCTTTGCGTCTTCAACTACGGCACAACCCATATTGACACCTTGG CCACTGATGAAAGAACTTGATGAAATGGGGAAAATCAACTCCAAACTCTCTACAGCAGTGGAAGAGGTGACGCTTGAGCACCGCAATAAAAGGGAG ATTGTGAAGCATCACGCCAAGGACGTGGAACTTCAAAGGCGGGTATTTGTGGACTTTTTCTGCAACCCAGAGCGATTGAGAAACCAAGTGAGGGAACTCAATGCACTCGTTCGTGCTCGCCAAGCCTCATCATCGTAG
- a CDS encoding uncharacterized protein (unknown protein; FUNCTIONS IN: molecular_function unknown; INVOLVED IN: biological_process unknown; LOCATED IN: mitochondrion; BEST Arabidopsis thaliana protein match is: unknown protein (TAIR:AT3G07440.1); Has 32 Blast hits to 32 proteins in 11 species: Archae - 0; Bacteria - 0; Metazoa - 0; Fungi - 0; Plants - 32; Viruses - 0; Other Eukaryotes - 0 (source: NCBI BLink).) — MLSVARRLGSATPSLQNGASLLRFMRTEASQPRRRNKFPSLSPLKKKEEKSEWWIVDGEMHEIGDHVPLRERFTIPRDNIPNKRRKQLREQFMRRTRLVLKESEHEPWCKKYMELYNEVRENWERLYWDEGYSKKIARDHANYESAEEDDEDFNPYRNRRPYNDSIKQEQGFNRTTQGDDNWEKVSQIRDKFEYD; from the exons ATGCTCTCCGTCGCAAGACGTCTCGGTTCGGCGACGCCGTCGCTTCAAAACGGAGCTTCCTTACTCCGGTTCATGAGAACGGAGGCAAGTCAGCCAAGACGGCGGAACAAATTTCCCTCTCTATCGCCactcaagaagaaagaggagaaatcAGAGTGGTGGATCGTCGACGGAGAGATGCACGAGATCGGAGATCACGTACCTCTGCGTGAGCGTTTCACAATCCCGAGAGACAATATCCCCAATAAGCGCCGGAAACAGCTCCGTGAGCAGTTCATGCGACGAACTCGTCTCGTTCTTAAAGAATCG GAGCATGAGCCATGGTGCAAGAAGTACATGGAATTGTATAATGAGGTTAGAGAAAACTGGGAGAGGCTTTATTGGGATGAAGGATATTCTAAGAAAATTGCGAGAGATCATGCTAATTATGAGtctgctgaagaagatgatgaagattttAATCCATACAG GAATAGGCGTCCTTATAATGATTCAATAAAG CAGGAGCAGGGGTTTAATAGAACAACACAAGGTGATGATAACTGGGAGAAAGTGAGTCAAATCCGGGACAAATTTGAGTATGACTGA
- a CDS encoding receptor-like protein kinase-related family protein (receptor-like protein kinase-related family protein; FUNCTIONS IN: molecular_function unknown; INVOLVED IN: response to karrikin; LOCATED IN: endomembrane system; EXPRESSED IN: 21 plant structures; EXPRESSED DURING: 13 growth stages; CONTAINS InterPro DOMAIN/s: Protein of unknown function DUF26 (InterPro:IPR002902); BEST Arabidopsis thaliana protein match is: Receptor-like protein kinase-related family protein (TAIR:AT3G22060.1); Has 1807 Blast hits to 1807 proteins in 277 species: Archae - 0; Bacteria - 0; Metazoa - 736; Fungi - 347; Plants - 385; Viruses - 0; Other Eukaryotes - 339 (source: NCBI BLink).) produces MKTLVVKCFLLLALVCSCRAADSIWQLCNTNSNISASSQVSKNIDSLLATLVSKTPSKGFKTTTSSSYNNKEKVYGLAQCRGDISNTDCSTCIQDAAKKIREVCQNQSDSRILYDFCFLRYSQENFIGKLDTGAGLIYFNVANVTEIDPKKFDNELGALFDKIRSEAVLPKNKGLGKGKTKLTPFVTLNGLVQCTRDLSELDCAQCFATAVGSFMTTCHNKKGCRVLYSSCYVRYEFYPFYFPLDPAKTGPSVGRISSVHLSP; encoded by the coding sequence atgaagACATTAGTTGTGAAATGTTTCCTTCTATTGGCTCTTGTATGTAGCTGCAGAGCAGCAGATTCAATATGGCAACTCTGCAACACAAATTCAAACATCTCAGCAAGCAGCCAAGTCTCCAAGAACATCGATTCTCTTCTCGCGACGCTTGTCTCAAAGACTCCTTCAAAAGGTTTCAAGACCACAACTTCTTCAAGttacaacaacaaagagaaagtgTATGGACTTGCTCAATGTAGAGGAGATATCAGCAATACCGATTGCTCCACGTGTATCCAAGACGCGGCCAAGAAAATCCGTGAAGTGTGTCAGAACCAATCCGACTCAAGGATCTTGTACGATTTCTGCTTCTTACGTTATAGCCAAGAGAATTTCATAGGGAAGCTTGACACGGGGGCTGGTCTTATATACTTCAACGTCGCTAACGTAACCGAAATCGACCCCAAAAAGTTCGATAATGAGCTCGGGGCACTCTTTGACAAAATTAGGTCTGAGGCTGTTTTACCTAAGAATAAAGGTTTAGGTAAAGGTAAGACAAAATTGACACCTTTTGTGACACTAAACGGTTTGGTCCAATGCACGAGAGACTTAAGCGAATTGGATTGCGCTCAATGCTTTGCAACTGCGGTCGGGAGCTTCATGACAACTTGCCACAACAAGAAAGGTTGTCGTGTTTTGTATAGTAGTTGCTATGTCCGGTACGAGTTTTATCCGTTTTACTTCCCTCTTGATCCGGCTAAAACCGGTCCTAGTGTTGGTAGAATTTCTTCCGTTCATCTCTCTCCGTAA
- the LCR1 gene encoding low-molecular-weight cysteine-rich 1 (low-molecular-weight cysteine-rich 1 (LCR1); LOCATED IN: endomembrane system; CONTAINS InterPro DOMAIN/s: S locus-related glycoprotein 1 binding pollen coat (InterPro:IPR010851); BEST Arabidopsis thaliana protein match is: low-molecular-weight cysteine-rich 9 (TAIR:AT2G27145.1); Has 29 Blast hits to 29 proteins in 3 species: Archae - 0; Bacteria - 0; Metazoa - 0; Fungi - 0; Plants - 29; Viruses - 0; Other Eukaryotes - 0 (source: NCBI BLink).) has protein sequence MKKIFQLSFTVFIIFISLVLGVVGNVQQKRSNRCIDFPVNPKTGLCVLKDCESVCKKTSKGLEGICWKFNAKGKDPKQCKCCGLWPPLY, from the exons ATGAAGAAAATCTTTCAACTGTCATTTactgtttttattattttcatcagTCTTGTGCTAG GAGTGGTGGGGAAtgtacaacaaaaaagaagtaatCGATGTATCGACTTTCCAGTTAACCCAAAAACTGGATTGTGTGTTCTCAAAGATTGTGAGTCTGTGTGTAAGAAGACAAGTAAAGGGTTAGAGGGTATTTGCTGGAAGTTTAATGCCAAAGGAAAAGATCCTAAGCAATGCAAATGTTGTGGTTTATGGCCTCCACTTTACTAA